From a single Natronorubrum tibetense GA33 genomic region:
- a CDS encoding Lrp/AsnC ligand binding domain-containing protein: MVHAFIMIKTAAGKSEGLLESIRDVESVSDAHIVAGTYDIIAEIDAPEVYNVLEAVSSGVQGLEGVTDTKTYIAMD; encoded by the coding sequence ATGGTTCATGCGTTTATTATGATCAAGACGGCCGCCGGGAAGTCCGAGGGACTTCTCGAGTCGATTCGGGACGTCGAGTCGGTCTCCGACGCCCACATCGTCGCGGGCACGTACGATATTATCGCGGAGATCGATGCTCCCGAGGTGTACAACGTCCTCGAGGCCGTCTCCTCGGGTGTGCAGGGACTCGAGGGCGTGACGGATACGAAGACGTACATCGCGATGGACTAG